The nucleotide window CCGCATCGCCCTGGTCGAACGGCGCCACCAGCTCCAGCACGCCCCGTGCGGCCGGGGCCAGCTGCGGTTGGCGGGGGATGGCGAACTTCTCCTTGAAGCAGGAGCGGACGAAGCCGATGGGGGACACCGTGTAGGTCATGGGTCGGAGTCAGCCGCGAACGCGCAGCGTCAGCCCCTTGAGGAAGTTACGCAGCAACTGGTCGCCACACGGACGGTAGTTGGTGTGGCCGAACTTGCGAAACAGGGCGCTCAGCTCCGGCTTGGACACCGGGAACTCGGCGGCCTTGAGGATCGCATGCAGATCGTCCTCCTTCAGCTCGAAGGCCACCCTCAGCTTCTTGAGGATGATGTTGTTGGTCACCGGTACTTCGATGGGCTGTGGCGGGCGACTTTCGTCCTTGCCACGCTTGAAGATCACCAGGCCATCGAGAAAGTGCGCCATGACCTCGTCAGGGCAGAACACAAAGCCTTCTTCTTCGTCTTTCTTGAGATAGCCCGCCAGGTCCGCGAGAGACACTTCCAGGCCGCCCAGCTTGATGATCTCGATGACTTTCTTGTCGCTGATGTCGAGCATGTAGCGCACGCTGCGCAGTACGTCGTTGTGAATCATGTGTGCAATCCTGATCAATCGGCAATGGGCGCCCCAGCCGGCTGCGGCGCCGAAAAAATTAGAATTTCTCTTTGGCGGACAAGTAGCGCCACTGTCCCGGCGGGACCTTGCCAATGGACACGCCGCCGATGCGGATACGGCGAATGGCGACTACCTTGAGGCCAACGGCCTGGCAGAGCAGGGCCAGGATGCCCGGTTGCGGGTTTTTCATGGCGAAGCGCAGGCGGTTCTCGTTCTGCCAACTGGCCTTGACCGCCGGCAATTCCTTGCCCTTGTAGGTCAGGCCATGGTTCAGGCGATTCAGGCCATGGGCGACCATCTCGCCTTCGACTTCCACCACATATTCCTGCTCGATCTTGGCGGCGTCGGCGGTGAGCTTGCGCAGGATCTTCCAGTCCTGGGTGAACACCAGCAGCCCGCTGGCGTTGGCCTGCAGGTCGGCGCTGGCGGTCAGGCGCAGGAAATGCCCCTTGAGCGGGCGCTTGCCGAAGCGGTGTTCTTCGCTCAGTGTCTCTGGTTTGAGGGTGGCCATCGCCGTGTCGGTATCCATGCCGGCCGGCACGTTCAGCAGAATCGTCACCGGCTCCGGCGCGGTGGCCTTGGCCTCGGGGTCAAGCTCGACACGCTGGTCGCCGACCTTGAACTGCGGCTCGTCGATGACTTCACCGTCCACGGTGACCCAGCCACCCTCGATGAACAGCTCAGCCTCCCGACGGGAACAGCCGACAAGTTCGATGAGGCGTTTGGAGAGGCGGATCGGGTCAGTCATGACAGGGCCGTAACAAAAAGAGGGGGGACATTGTACCTGCCTGGCGCCGGTTAATCGCGTGTCCATTTGTCTCGTCTACCCGCGTCGGGCCTTCAGGTCGGGCTGCCCGTAGCGCATGTGCAGCAACGGGTAGGGCTGATTCATGCCGTCCCGTGCCGAACGGCCGACCACTTCGAAGCCTTGCTTGAGATAGAAGCCCAGGGCTTGCGGGTTCTGTTCGTTGACATCCAGCTGATAGGCATTCAAATGGTCCATGGCATAGCGCAGCAATTGCTTGCCCAGGCCCTGGCCGCGATAGTGCGGATCGATGAACAGCATCTCGACCTTGCCGGCCGCGACGCCGGCGAAACCGGTGATGCGCTGGTGGGTGTCCCGGGTACAGATCAGCATCACCGCATCCAGGTAACGGGTGAGCACCAGGTTCTTCAGCAGCTCGATGTAGCTGTCCGGCAGAAAATCATGGGTAGCCCGTACCGAAGCCTCCCAGACCTGGGTCAGTTCCTGGTAATCGCTGGGTTTCGGTGTGTG belongs to Pseudomonas sp. B21-028 and includes:
- a CDS encoding DUF1456 family protein, which codes for MIHNDVLRSVRYMLDISDKKVIEIIKLGGLEVSLADLAGYLKKDEEEGFVFCPDEVMAHFLDGLVIFKRGKDESRPPQPIEVPVTNNIILKKLRVAFELKEDDLHAILKAAEFPVSKPELSALFRKFGHTNYRPCGDQLLRNFLKGLTLRVRG
- a CDS encoding rRNA pseudouridine synthase, encoding MTDPIRLSKRLIELVGCSRREAELFIEGGWVTVDGEVIDEPQFKVGDQRVELDPEAKATAPEPVTILLNVPAGMDTDTAMATLKPETLSEEHRFGKRPLKGHFLRLTASADLQANASGLLVFTQDWKILRKLTADAAKIEQEYVVEVEGEMVAHGLNRLNHGLTYKGKELPAVKASWQNENRLRFAMKNPQPGILALLCQAVGLKVVAIRRIRIGGVSIGKVPPGQWRYLSAKEKF
- a CDS encoding GNAT family N-acetyltransferase encodes the protein MRQHSVIHTPKPSDYQELTQVWEASVRATHDFLPDSYIELLKNLVLTRYLDAVMLICTRDTHQRITGFAGVAAGKVEMLFIDPHYRGQGLGKQLLRYAMDHLNAYQLDVNEQNPQALGFYLKQGFEVVGRSARDGMNQPYPLLHMRYGQPDLKARRG